The genomic interval GAAAGAGCATTTAGATTTTCATTTGGAACAATTCCATACAAGAGGAGtgcaaaattaattattttaattgctGATTTTCTCTCATTCAATGTTATGCGGGTGATAGATTCTTTTTCCTCACAGGGCTTCTGCTATATTTGTTGGTGTATATGAACCTACGAAGCAGAAATTGCTGAAGTCACTCCCAGATAATCTCAGTGCCTTAGCTCATCTGGTATGTTCCCTTGTGTTTCATATATGAGGGCTGACGTTAAGATTCTATGAAAAATGATTCTTAAATAATTGAACAGTTACAAGCTGATTAATTATGCAGTTTTCTAGCAAAAACTTCCATAAGAAGTTTGGGGACATCATGTTTGGGGAATGTTAATTAGTGAGCTACAAAATACATAAATCTAACACATAATTATAAAGTTTAAGTTTCTGTAGTAGACATAATTTCTGAAGTAGACTGATTGATTGGTAGTAGAACTATCTTCCATCACTTAACATCCACTTCTCACTGTAGTAgtattggtttttttttagagGATAGTAATAGTGTTGGTAATAGTAATAGTAGTATTGGTTGATGGTAGGGAAAAGTAGAACTTTCAGTGTACAAGATCAGGccattattattttaacaGGTATTCAGACATCAATCAGACTGCAGGTGCTATTGGAGGTGCTGCTTCTTCTATTGTACGAGTGCCAACAGAGGTAGTTAATCTGATTTTAttcatatttcattattatattttattttattttattttgtcttCTGCATGTTATCGAGTTATCCATTTTCAGGTTATCAAGCAAAGGATGCAAACTGCGCAGTTTGCTTCTGCCCCAGATGCTGTTCGCCTTATTATTGCTAAGGAGGGTTTCAAAGGTCTTTACGTGGTACATCACATTCAGCGTTTTCCATTCTTAATTTCTCCTACTGAATCAAGTTTTCAATCTGCAAGTTTGTTTGGTAAAAGATAGCAAATATCACTCAGAAAAAGAGTAGCTAAGTTACTTTGAAATAGAGGCCTaactttctttcttcctatttaTATAGATGTTTTTCTTAAtggaaaattaattttatttgtttgtaaACTGTTTATGGTGCTGATGCCTTGATCGTCTTTCGAGATTGCAGGggtatggatcatttctattGCGAGATTTACCATTTGATGCACTTCAGTTTTGCATCTATGAGCAGCTTCAAATAGGTTTTAAACTAGCGGTAAGATACAATACATTATATCATATTTAAATATCTAATGGAAATATTCAAGGAAATtgtaaaaccaaaacaaagacCTCCATTCAAAGAAAAGCATCATTTTCCTTGATcagaaaatttattaatttctgCTCATAATTACAATCTACTGAATTCTGCCTACAAGGATGAAAACCTTTTGCATCTGAAATAGTTCCCTAGTCGTTATTCACCTGTACGGCTGGACCTAATACCTATGTACATAAAAGTTCGTGGTTGTAAAAATGATGCATGATCAATTTCTGTCCCAGGAAGCTGGACCTGGTTTTACTTGAATTGATATTGTCTCAACTTTTGCATTTATACTATTATAGTTTCTTAATCTTGCAATTTGGTCCAGAATCACCTTTAGTTGGCAATTTATGGTGTAAAGTCACATTTCTTATCATAGAGATGCCACAAGTTTCTTTATGTGCTCGTAAATTGACCATGGTAATCTCCCGTATGATAAACAGATGGCATTTCTGATCGAAATGTTCTTTTTTATGCCTAATTGCAACGTTAACAAACTATTAGGTTATAATTACCAGAACAGTCTTGTTCAAATTACAGAGACCAATGATATGATTTAATTAATAGtttaaaaagaataaaaatctGTTCATGCTCAGAAGGAAAGACACATTTTATGGATAATTGTAATTAATCATGTCAAACCATATGTAGAATACAATGGAAAGATGCTGGACAAGGTTTCTGCAACTTCCATTTTCTCTGCctaaattgtattttttttttgtggatcTGCAGTGAAATATGTAGATGTGTCTTCTTATAAATCTAATCTAACTATTCTGACTTCCCTGTAGGCACGAAGAGATCTGAATGACCCTGAAGTTGCTATGATTGGTGCTTTTGCTGGTAATTTAATATCTAAACTAATTTTTAAGTGTCACTTggctgcctttttttttttaatcacgATGTGCATGTATGTTTCTTCCTGTTATTATCCTTAGGATATAATGTATGGTACAATAGCCTATGTGCATCTGAGTATGTGTGAAGATCATACATTTACACATGAAGCCGGTGCCGAGAGGACCCTCCTTTTAAAATTTGAGgattttttaatcttttttaATAGGATTAGACCTAAAATAATTGTTTCAACCTTTTCTTACATTCCGATGTAAGAATAGTAAAAACATCAACCAAATTCCTAATATTATGGTCATTGAAACTGTGCAAACAAATGTTGCAGGTTAGATAAAATTAGAACGAATTTGATCTAACCGAATAGATTTACGTTTTTCAGTGTGGTTAGTTTATTAGTTGGATTGATATGCGCACACGTACTAGAGAATGAGTGATTTATTATCtataaacatactaaaactaATGTGATCCTCAAATTTCTAGGGCAAGGACATTCCTGTCTTGAACCTCCCTCTGTgtgcatgtgtgtgtgtaaaCAAATTAAACATCTGCACCTTTTTGTAATTGTTGACCCTCCTTTCACCTTTCATGAAGCATCCTAAATGCAAAAAATTGTGAGCCCATATGCACAGACACTATACAAATGTATTATCTAGATCACCTCCTTGCAATGGTGTCTTTATACTCTGACGCAGGCACGCAGCCCTGATTGAAATTTTGTCTGTTCCTCCTTTAGAACTTTTATTTCACAACCTAGGCTGGCTACAAAGTCAATGTGGAAAGATACTAATATATGAAACTATTAGTAGTTGGTTCCatagaaaatattttttgagGTGTCTTTCTATCATGATAGAATCAAACTTTttttaaaactaaaaaaaagaaagggaaGAAGTTCTTAGTCAAGATCGTTTTTAGCATGTCAACTTGTGGAGATGTAAAGAATGGCATTACGAATTTTTCCATCCCCTGAAGGTATTTGTAGTGAGTGGTGATTTGTTTATCTGAAGTTCTGAACAGCTTCCATATAAGACCAGATCGGACCAAGTTGGGATCCATCGATCTAATAAGTGCACTGAGGTTACTTGTATTTTGTAACGAGTAGAGCATTAAGCTTCAGTTCAACATTTGTATAAAGAAGATAACATTTGATAGCCTCGTTGTACTTTTACCACTCTAGGATGTTCAGCCTCACAATATAGTATCCATGATGGTATAATTCAGTTTAGAATCTGACTGAGAAATGGCTACCCATGTAATGATTTCCAATTTCCATGCATTTGGGTTTTTCCTTCCAGGAATGGAACCTGTACATGTGAGCTTGGTTGCTCAATGTATATGAGTAACTCTTTTGCGCCAGGTGAATCATGTATATACATTGTGCTGTTTACTAATAAACTTTTCAATCTAATGTCACTAACTTTTAGGTGCAATAACTGGTGCTTTAACTACTCCTCTTGATGTGATAAAAACGAGATTAATGGTTCAGGTATTGGTTTCCATATCCCTATTCACtgttcctttttcttttcttttttgttttcttgatgTGATAAAAAATTTATTCCGCCATTTTTTCTTTACTTCAAAATCTTTGCAGGGATCTGGAAATCAGTACCAAGGAATTTGTGACTGTATTGGGACCATAATAAGAGAAGAAGGAAATCATGCTCTTTGGAAGGTTTGCTCAATATCTCATAAAAATTGGTCCTTTTGAGATAGAATGCTTgtactttcttctttcttatttttctctattttgaaAATGCAATTTGCCCTCCAGTCTCTATTTTACTTGCCCTTGCTtttaatgagaaattttattttcttttgttgttttgtttgttttctgtgtttttttttctgtttttctttaaATGGGTAGCTGCTTCATTGTTTAAGCACTTTTTATCTGGAAGTTATAATTTTCTCAATTAGCAGCTCACATCCTTTTACAAAATGTCGTAAGCTTTTCATATCTGCTCTGCATCACATATCCTGGCATGTGGCAGAGAATTACCATGTCTTGATTTTTATCCAGTTAATGCATaactttttcttttgatgCTGTGCACTGTATTTCCTTCATGCTCCATTTGAGtttcaaaagggaaaaaaaaacttgctaATACATAAAAATTGTGTATTCTACACTAATACGCTTTGGACATAAAGAAGTATAGTAGAATGGAAGATCAAATTACTACCAACTATAGGAAATTAGTGGGAAAAGTGAACTTAGTTTTACAGCGTGTTCCATTGATCAATTATAATAAGTATATATTACCACTTACCCCAACATTCTCATACCCCAGAACCCAGAGATACGCTACAAATTGGACTATCAAGTCATGTTTACAGCTATTCTATGGCTTAATAATGTCTTTGATTATCAATTATGGAGCGAAAATCTGAAGACTTTACCCAATGCAGTGATTCGTTTATAGTTTTCAGctaaaacttaaaaataaatgtggtATGTGCTTAAAGAATCAACCCTACAGTATCTGTTTTGGTACAACATTAGTGTTGAAAATGGTTCAACATTAGTGTTGAAAATGCAAATCATTTCATTTGTTAATGACTGGCAATTCCTTGAGCTTCTCTTCTGCCATTTGCTGCAGGGCATTGGGCCACGAGTACTGTGGATAGGTATTGGAGGTTCGATTTTCTTTGGTGTTCTTGAAAGGACGAAGCAAATACTTGAGCAAAGGCGCATCAGGGATCAGGATTCCAAGCATTACTGAAGCTAATTGATATGTGTTTTGATGGTTAGGATGCACACAGTAGGTGCTAGGCAAATATTTTGAACTAGTTTGCTTCATAAAATCTAAAAAGAAAGGGTAGATGTCAGTCTGCTTGAATGTGTAAACGAGAAACGTAATCCTAGTTGCCTTGTAATGGTCTACTTAAGTATACTCATAAACTTTAAATTAGTATTATGTAGCTTATGATTCACTTATGATgagttttgacttttgagaGCATGTCTTTGCTCTAGAGTATTCTAGGGTTCTCTTGGCACTTCCTTTCCCGTCTTCTGGTACCTGCCTCCATGGTTACTGATGACGTTGCATCAACCTTGGTGTCCTAGATCTCGCCGCTGACAATCATGATATTAGGTCACCCTTCTTCCGCTTAGTCCTCACCCGCTGGCTCTTCATATTACTAAGCAGATATTGTATTAGTGTTCCTCCTGATTATATACGGGTCACCACATTGACTTGGATGTTAGTTGGCATGAGTTGCGAACTTCCCATTCAGAGTCTGTGAAATCTCCTATTGATCTCTACTTTCATTAAACTCCATTTGCAGATCATGTGGAGGACTCCCAAGACTTCTGCCACATTCTTGTAGAAGTCTTCAACTACATTAACCCGTCCAATGTGCGAAGCGATAAAGATATGTTCAAGACTAGTCTAATCGGTCGCAGGCTAAACTGATGATTCCATCACATCTCCAACAGCGTGCATGTTTCTGGATTGCAGTTGTTCAGCATGTATGTATGGGGTTCTTTTTGGCCTTCTCAATTTAAACTCTTTCCTCTTTGCTGTAGGCTCTTCGGTTTACATCTACCTAGTAAAAAACAACTATAGCAAATACGCATATTCTAAACCGGAGCCCTCCCAGCGTATTTGCGTCAATATTCCCGGCCTGCCATTCCTGATCCATGTTGAAATCCTCCATTGATCAGGAAGTCACACCTAGCTAGCTCTGTGGCGTCGTTGTCTCTGGTCTGACTGGACATGCTTGATATCTCTCGCAAGAACGGCGTCGCTCATGCCAGGCCTGATGCGTCACTATTGACGTGTCTGGGTGCTGGAAGGAAATGTTGGTGTCCAAGCTAGCTTGATCGAGATCGATTTAGGGTTCTAGGGGGTGGTCCATATCCTTGGACCTTACGTAGTTTTTAGACTCTCGGCGTGTCCCTATCATGACGGATTCCTTGCCACGCAAGCTCTCAACATGAACTCTTATCCTTCTGGGTTCATATCACTAACCACCTATGAAGCACGCACATGTGtttcggacacgcgaactgactTTGGACACGGTCCAGACACGCGGACACACACcaattcataataaaagtgaaagtcaTCCAcggcactcaacaactcctcaaccattccaacagattcagtgtttgttatatttatgcacactttaatatacataagcagagaaactcgtgataaaaataaaaatgcttgtggtgggattcgaaccttggttatccaaggtacttatcaagttatgttttcatcattttaatgcacactttgacatatatatacatctaaaattctaaatactttcaatttataaattatttttttaaataaatatatatatatattaaaaataatttttaattaacatgtccaccacgtgtccgtgtccaaaaacaGTTCTATAtgtcgtgtctacgtatcgaatcgtgtccaatacgggcactcgtgtccgtgtccgtgctacttagctaACCAACTACCAGAGTTGGAAGTTCAACAGACCAGGATGACGTTTATATTattgtaggggtgggcataaaaaacggaaatcctgatcccgtcccgatcccgtctcgtttcataatagtcggatgggacgtgggacaaataatttatatctcgtttcgtcccgtcccgtcccgtcccacctttaataaaaacttaaaaattcttatatatttgtatcaaaatgaaactaatttatgttcttaataactccaaaattatatcaactcaaataatactggtacattataatattttgaacataatatgcatttttttgttaaaatttcattattgaatgttactttattgatgaaaaagtaaaaatataagtttttatttaacttcatatgaaggtgggatttgtcccatcccgtcccgatctcgtcccgttccaaccgggattaattccgagtgggatgcattcttaaaaaccttcgtcccgtcccgatcccgttccgattcaaaagagtgggacagGACGTGGGATAAGCcctgtcccgtcccatcccgtctcGTGCCCACCCCCTATATTATTGCATGTAGGTCAGTTCTAATTACACTTGGATGAAAAGCTGTTTGAAAGAATAGGAAAAATTTATATCCAGGCTTttctattttaatattttagttTATAAGAAATGGTTATTTATAcatcatatataatatattgtttaatttaaagagtaattaatttataaaaaagtcaccaacggaaattataaaaaaaaaatcaactggCAAATGGGCTAAAGCGTTGTCCATCAAATTCTGAAAAAAACTACGTTTTGTGCCATTGCAATTAACCAGATCAAATTGTGATTTGATCGATTTGATCCGATTTGGACCTTCACTGAAACTTTCTTCGCCAGTGACTTCACTAGCACACCTCGCCAAAGCAACAGTCAGAGAGAAAGCGATGTTGGAGACCCACTGATAGGAAGTCGCCGTCGACTTCACCAAGCCCGTCCACTTTGTCTCCACCGGCGTCGTTATGCCCAACCAGAAGCCAAAAACAATCTGAAGCAGCAACTCAAAGATCTCATCGACGGTGACGGTTTGGAGCAGCGGCGAcaatgaggaggaggaggagaggatagGATGACATCGAGTTGCTGCACAGAGCAGTTGATGATGGAGATGTGGGTGTCGATGGGAATAAATTAAGATGGTGAAGGATGCGGTGGTAATGGGGTCGGATGCAGTAGTTAAGACGATAGCGGTGCTGGTGTTGCAGCCACCACCGAGGAAGTCCTTGAGCTTGGGGTCGACGCCATTGAAGGTCTGGAGAGGAGGTGAAGAccttaaagagaaaaatgtgcCTAGAACAATTTTCTGGGTGCCCAATAGaaattcttattttcttttgttcttttttcatttcttagtTCTTCACTTTCGGTTTTTTATCCACTCTCGTTCAATAGATTAGAATTGGGGGTTTCAAAAATTACCAACCAAGTCAAAACATcaatcacactacctatcacagaaTAATGTTAGTGTAACATGTAGTGTAAATGACTAGTTTTCTAGTCACAAAAGTAGTGTGACTACTATTGTGGCTAATGGTGTGACTATCAGTGTGATACCTGGTGTGACTCTTAGTGTGACTACTAGTGTGACAATGTCAGTGTTGATATTTGGATTGTATTAGTTTATTTGAGAAGTTCAAAATCACATTACAGTAGACAAAAATTCATTATTTCTATCAATTCtaatcttcttcatttttttcacatttacttattgtcacaacatagtcacactACCAGATACAATGACAATCACACTACCATATAGAATAGTAGTCACAATGTCGCTATTGTAACAACCAGTGTGACAAAGGTTCATTAATACtactcattcttttttttcacattttaTTCTTTTCATAACATAGGCACACTACCAGATACAATGACAATGACAATGTTGTTATTGTAACAATTAGTTTGACTACAACTGTGACTGGTGGTGGGACATGtcgagaaaaaaatataaatcggcgaaattatgttaaatttCAAAGGATATCGGTATGAATGTGTTTAGAATCAAAAGAGTAGCTAATTTTATGGAGCCTTGGGATCCGGTTTTGCTGGAAAAGCTTGGAGTACCGCCACAGACAGCGGCAACTCCTTTCAACGGTTTATGCACCTTGTACGATTGTCATTCAGAGTGGGtatgatatcaaatgaaaaagagaagaaagatcTTTCCAATAGTATCaaccacactcaaattcataacCGGACGACAAAGTTATGGCCGGaatgagaagaagaatgaaaaaagaaaaagaaaatgagtgaGAAAGAGCAAAACAGTCcggaaaatatttaaaaagtgtttttttttctaattttgtttaaagcttgttgacttttttctaatttataattaatatgATAACCATCTTATAATTAGATGTTTTTCAttgacctttttataatttaagatTGGAGTTGGtactaaataataattttctctAATTAAAACAGTATAATTAGAGTCAGTTAGATTAAATTAGTGATATATTGTAGCCGTTAGATCAATTGCTCTGTTCATTTTGGTTGGTAGAATTGCAGGCCCCACAATCAACAATAATAGGTATTCCTCCTTCATAGTCGACCTAAAATGGGCGGTAGTATGAGTTGGCCGCCTAAAACCCAAAATGAATTTAACCGTGGAGAGCTATTTTTTATAGAGGGTGTCTCATTATGGGTATGGGTTGATAACGTTGGAGATGTTGAAAAAATAGTTAATTTTACTAATTATTTTaaatcaatttaattaaagGAATTTGAGTGGACGCACTTAAATTTGTAATGATAAATATGAACTTGTATTCTCTAGTATTAAGAGTTACAAAACGTATATTTATCTGATTAAATTGGTTATGGTGTGAATAAGAACTTATCACTGTAAACGTGAAAACCATTTGAATTCCGGAATGTGTGACGACTTAACCACTTTAATTTTATAACGCATGATTCAATACGATTAAATTTTGTAATCACAGATTTCATAAGATTGAATTCTGTAACTGTCGAATTCATTGTCTAACAGGCGTAACGGATGAAATGAAATTCATTGAGATAAAAGTCGTAACGTTTGAGAATTTATTACATAACGTCTGTAACAGTCGTTACGTATGTAAATTCATTTTGTAACCGTTGTAACTTATCATAACAAATTCATTTCTAAATTCATGAGAGTTCATTTAGTGATCCAAGTTttcctctataaatagcaatCTATTATTCCATTATTTTAAAAACGGATTCAGAACTTGATTCAGAAACACATTCAGATTGAGAAACTTATTCCttaagtctctctctctctctctctctctctctctctctctctctctctctctctctctctctctctctctctctctctctctctctctctctctttaagTTTCATTCTTAGCTCTCTTGTTCTTGTGATAGAAATGGTTCATTCCAGTTTACTGGTATTCTTGTAGTTGTATCCTGGAAGACTAATGTCATTGAATCCTTGCACCTGTAGAGGTGGCGTAATTGTCTTAAAGACACTGTGGTATTACACACGACTCAACTTTTCATTCTATTCGTTCGGTATTGGTTGAGTTATCGTTTCAAATTTTCTTAATTCTGAATTTTTTGTTTCTGCATAGTTATTTTCTGATTTATCTTTATTTTAGAAtttcatttataatttatatatttgcaaTATCACCCCATTTTATAATTACATGAGCCCTTAATCGAACTAAACGTctgttggaaaaaaaaaatcatccaGGTCTGTGATTGAATACATATGACTGAAAATGATGGGGCAAAAAGAAAGGGAGTGTTGGAGAGAAGAACAAAGTATATATAGTAAAACCTTATTAAATTATAGGTTTCGAGACCagtaaaaattattaatttaacgcgttattaatatatcgataaattaataaatattatttttattgataacttaataacttattaatttttcaatataataaatattttttttagaaaataaatgTTGTACTTTATTCAATGTACCACATTGATCATTTTTATTCCGTAAACAGTATTGAATGTATTAGTTTGTTTACATGTATTACATTGTTCATATTATATGTCCACTATcaaatttactattttattggatgtattatattattaaaaaatatatcatGATAGAAAATACATTAGATATATAATTTCTTGTCGCGCTAAGATAAAACCACACCAGAAGTTTTTATTATGTAGAAAATAGCATAATGAGATTTAAAGTGACATCATTTCtaagtaaaaaaaagtaacaaatGAATCGTACTTTACAAAGTACTTGTAAATGTacaattatttatatataattagaaattattaatttatatatctgATGGGGTGTCTTAAATTTCTATTAACTTATAATTTAGCCATAATTTGAGACTGACAAAAATTATTATCTTAATgtagttattaattaatcgaatATTAGTTTAACGAGATTTTACTTAATATTAAAAGCTAACTAGAATTAAATGTTGTATTCGGTCATATGCATATCATGTTTCTATTGTTCCTAATTAACTTCCTCTACGTACCCTCCCAAATAATTGAGGGAATCATTGGGAGACAGCCAGAACATAAAAAATGACCTCAAATGCGAGACTCGGGCCCCATAGTTCAGTGGCCAATCAGTTCATGAGCATTAGACGCACTCAATTAAGTCGGAAATAACAAATACATATAACTATATTATAGGTGTGTACGGTAATCCTTCCCACTTGATTATCAGTCTCTCATCTTGTTCGTATCTCATAATTATTTGTggcatttttcttcttcggatGCAACAACAGCAAGAGTATGAGCTTCTTCAAattttctaatatatatatatatatataattttttaatatatatatatattctctattcagaataaaaatttattctaaaattaaagagtgaaattctaattttggcatacTTTCAGgacaaattttttcactataagtgattcaatatttaggtatgttattcaagattatctctATCAAATTgcatctaattcagacatcgttaaggtattgaaattatattaaatcaattaattgATTAAAACTGTttaacatgaaccgttcgtgtaaatctcaaattTAAATGCTCCAACCATTGTCGAATtatatgaaactttgtagagataattttgaatagcatacataaatattgaatctcttatagtgaaaaaatttgaccgaaaaatgtgctaaaattagaacttcactctgtaattaattttaaaataattgttCACTCTGaatataaactatatatatatataatttaatggTGCGGAGGGTTCATCAAGCCTCTGCGTTATAAAAACTATGTCCTCCTCAAAGACATAGACATATACGTCAATTATGTCCACACATATCCTTCTATACATAAGAGATTCTAAGAAGAGGATCTTATCCCAGCAAAGTATCTATAAGCTAGAGATTCTGAAACCCCAACAAATTCGATAGTCATGGCTAAGCTACAACCAAACTCCTCCGTTGTGTGCCTGCTGGTATTCTCTGTAGTTGTCAATCTGTCTTTTATCTTCAAGCTCTATGGACATGGAGGTCAGTGGGAGCTCAGTTGGAGCAGAAGGGCAGCGGAAGAAGCGGAACAAGTCGCCGCCGTGCCTTGCTCGGGGCATGGCAGAGCCTACCTGGATGGCTTGGTTCTTGATGGCAATCAACCTGCTTGCGAGTGCAATTCTTGCTTTGGTGGCTCTGATTGTTCTCAGTTCTTGACAGACTGTGAATCAAACGCTGACGGGTTTGTCCTTCTTTCATTC from Argentina anserina chromosome 2, drPotAnse1.1, whole genome shotgun sequence carries:
- the LOC126785405 gene encoding probable S-adenosylmethionine carrier 2, chloroplastic is translated as MQPESCQPHPHDVISCKTSEDPNASPFDFLGVFCDSVIAGGAAGVVVEAALYPIDTIKTRLQVAHAGGKIMLKGLYSGLAGNLAGVLPASAIFVGVYEPTKQKLLKSLPDNLSALAHLTAGAIGGAASSIVRVPTEVIKQRMQTAQFASAPDAVRLIIAKEGFKGLYVGYGSFLLRDLPFDALQFCIYEQLQIGFKLAARRDLNDPEVAMIGAFAGAITGALTTPLDVIKTRLMVQGSGNQYQGICDCIGTIIREEGNHALWKGIGPRVLWIGIGGSIFFGVLERTKQILEQRRIRDQDSKHY